Proteins co-encoded in one Schistocerca cancellata isolate TAMUIC-IGC-003103 chromosome 5, iqSchCanc2.1, whole genome shotgun sequence genomic window:
- the LOC126187833 gene encoding ELL-associated factor 2-like, with translation MPPGKQNARMSRANGAGEDNRTIAEKLALGSEVKELKMGRSFMNDKSVSFHTLRYDFKPASVDVSKDAAVAIEENQKVTVTVPHVDGAGTPHTVYKGSYRPYQKECVLIIDRKTGKVTLEKLSSNLQLKKTRSETEGFNKRSSLLRAQQMASSLSTVIPRHSPLHPSPSHHSRSPTQTSNQAASAASSLPLIGLDEITDTVSPPAPLSSQQENMGQQSSLPSLSESSSSDSSPDQSDSETETKPSAGHQSFPSGGGNSTNGQFSGFSKILNEDLQLSESGSDD, from the coding sequence ATGCCACCAGGAAAGCAAAATGCCCGGATGTCTCGTGCCAACGGCGCAGGCGAAGATAATCGAACGATTGCTGAGAAGTTAGCTTTAGGATCTGAAGTGAAAGAATTAAAAATGGGCCGCAGTTTCATGAATGATAAATCTGTATCATTCCATACTTTGCGGTATGACTTCAAGCCAGCTAGTGTCGACGTTTCAAAAGACGCAGCTGTTGCGATTGAAGAAAATCAGAAAGTGACCGTAACAGTGCCCCATGTAGATGGTGCAGGCACTCCCCATACTGTATATAAAGGCTCATACCGCCCTTACCAGAAAGAATGTGTTCTGATAATTGATAGAAAAACCGGAAAAGTGACACTGGAGAAACTGAGCAGTAATTTACAATTGAAGAAAACTCGCTCAGAGACAGAAGGTTTTAACAAGAGAAGCAGCTTGTTGCGTGCACAGCAGATGGCTTCATCACTATCAACAGTTATACCACGTCATTCACCATTGCATCCATCGCCATCACACCATTCACGTAGTCCAACCCAGACTTCAAATCAAGCAGCATCAGCAGCAAGCAGTTTACCACTTATTGGTCTGGATGAAATTACTGATACAGTCTCCCCACCAGCACCTTTATCTTCTCAGCAAGAAAACATGGGCCAACAGTCATCGCTCCCCTCGCTTTCAGAGTCATCATCAAGTGACAGTTCTCCAGATCAGTCAGACAGTGAAACGGAGACTAAGCCTTCGGCTGGTCACCAATCTTTTCCTAGTGGTGGTGGTAATAGTACCAATGGACAATTTTCAGGGTTCTCAAAGATTCTGAATGAGGATTTGCAGCTGTCAGAATCAGGTTCAGATGACTAA